AACGGAGGCAACAACGATTTCTCGAGTCGCACGATGAAGCGATCAAGCAAGAGCGTTGCATTGCAGCTCACGTACAtaccagggttgccagatcTCAGTGCTAAAAAAGCCAGATCAAGACACAAAATAGCCAGAGAAAAAGCCAGCAATTTTACTAAGCACAAATGTCCCGTTATTCAAAACCCTTGGGCACAAAAGTGGATTTGCACAGTTAGTAATATGCTGATTTGGAGTCATAAAGTTAGTGAGCCGCACCaaatgtcttttcccattgaaaGTTGTATTTTCGGTTGCTATCATGACGATTTCCACTTCAGCATGATGAAGGGTTCAAAAGTAAAACGGATTAGTGAATGGTAGAACTAGAATGTACATCCGGCTCAATACAGACATCTACatgaaaaaagtttaaaaacgtcaaaaaataaatgaaaataaatattacgcGAACAGCAATATTTTACAactcaatatatacaatacacgGTGCCGCTTTAGTATGTGATATACTTACAcgtttctacttaaacttgcGATATATATAACTCAGAAAATTCTCGCCATACAATACTACTGAAAATTGTTTCATGCTTGTTGTGAGATTGTTTCGGAGTGTTAGCGAttataaactggtttacatgttaaaaaccataatttttactaaaattatCCAACCACGTGCCGGTTACAGGTAGtctactgatagctaattttagcctagttaatcacatcgttcgCAAGACTACATTttgattaggataggatttacatgtttatccagGGGCTTAATCTTAAGAACTACGTCCTCTCGTCCGGAAACCACCTAACCAGTCAATGTCCGGTATGGGCTTAGTTAGcctgttatttgtttcagatgcatgatgGAATAGGACGTAACAGACCAGCAGTTTcgtgagtccagcaatcctctcgcatagAACTATTCCCGCATGGTATTCGAactcacgcagggtaatcagaggtgtggtggcgagcgtattcctaatgcttagcaagatgcgccacaccgccgaaaCCAAACTAAAGTTCCTCGGAGGGCACATTGAGAACTAAGGCATACAACTATCTTTTGGAAAAAGAACTAAACACTAACAAATAACACGAAAAACTATGAAAACGAGGCCTGCTTGAACATTTGTCTGAACGGTTGCAAAAACTGgaattgttatgtcattgttGACTTATTTCTGATTGGTTATCGTTAAGGtaaaaacaaggaaatcgaGGCTCGGGAAAATCTGAATGTTAGGCAACTAAGCAATAGGCTATTGTTGCACACTATATATTGTATTTAcacgattttaataatatacacTAGAATAGACATCAAAAAAAGACAAACGGAAATTCTAACGCCAAACgtgttttaaaaaagtcaaaattgtgaaatttggcgttaaaaaagccaatatagCAATCCTGTTGCAGACCTCCTCGATAAGTCTGGTCGAAAGGTGTAATTTAAAATTTCGCGCGAACCGCTGAAGCGTTAAATATTATCTTTTGTAGTCTGCTGGACCGGTTCCAGTGGACATGTAATAATGCCTTTTAGCTTTGCTGGATTGGTTTGATGGATATGTCACCAGGCCTATTGAACGCCTAAGACTTTCCAATCGAATTGTACAATCAATCATAATGCATACCAAATGCGAATAATTTTGTGAAACTAGCTGGCGATGGGACTTGATTCAGAAGGAATAAAATTACCAACCCAAACATTAGGCGTCTTCGCCTTTCAGCTACATACAAAGGGACGACTGTACAAAGAATGTAGACATTAGAgaaggggtgggcaaggtttttggaccagggctAAATTTTTTGTCCACCCAGACTGGCGGGTCAAGTAAGTGCAATGCAAATAGTGACAtgttatgaacaatattcacggTGTGACCAAAGCAAAGGGAAAAACCAATGAGCCTCgttccaaaactaaatttaatcgctaTCTCAAcgaattccttgagctattttttttagctaaaacaacaaaatttggttttagttttgtTGTGGCATCATCGGGTGGGCCAAATTGAATCTAGTAAAGTTGAATTATCATTGATCAGTGTTCAAAATGTTGTTTAGaactaatttcaaatatttgtttctaAAAATTGCTGATTATACTAGTCaaaaaaagctaaaaaaaataatgttgtcTGCCCCTTGTGATCTAAGTATCCTATTGTGTACCGTTAGTGCCACATCTTGATAATGAATtagtaaaaatcattttaaatttaattcgaAGTACGAAAATTCAACTCAACGCtttattattagttttttttagaGGTTACATTATCAAAAAGATAATATCTGCTAAGgtggaattgaaaaaaaaaaaaaacttattgcTTGAATAGAGAATTATTAAGATTGTAAACTCAAATCAACCTTGAATGAAACATGATCTTAGTTGCCGCTTGAAAGAGTTTTCAAAGCTGCATACCGCTAATTAAATGAGTTAAAAATAGGTACGAGATGGTACCTAAActatcaaattattgaataaaaaatgtttgaCAGTACTGGTGACAGCTCCGGGCGTCTACAAAATGTAGATATTATCTTAACCTTCCGCCGATTGCTAATAACAAGGTTGATAATTAGCAATGCTGATAAAAATTACATAGAAATTTAGGTCTGATTAGAACTCTTGAGTTAGGGTACCATGATCGTCAAGAATTTGacattttgattattttctcagattttcaatttattttaaatatttttctatttttgtccgttgcaaacaacaaatattttatatctaaatTTTTCAGCGATACAACAATTAAACAGATATAACCGGTGCTTAGTACGAAGATGCTGTTACCTGAAGGCAACTGGATTAATATTAGGGATATTATTCCTTAAAAGATGTTTCATTTGATTTGTTATCACATCTTTTACAAATTGACTTGCTCATCGGAATCTCGCGTGAAAGAACCAAAGTCATGAGGGATTGGAAACTTGTATTTTTTGTGTTCGTGGCATCAATGAGTTTTACTTTGCCTACTCCACTGAGTGAGTTCAGACATAAGCATTACATATTTTCCTCATTATATAAGCATAAGTTTTATATTGAACTATGGCTCGAAGATGGCATTCAGTCCAATTCTTGAATTGTTTTGGTTGGTGACTGTTGCAGATAAATATTTCcttaaaaaaaacagaataacTCATGTACTGacttaaatttaaatattcatttatattatttttcattattaattttattaaatatttatgtcGCTAGACAATATTATGCTCTTGCTTTTTTTTACTGTCTCGTCATTgatcatttttaaatgtttcaatGTTAACTAGATATGAACTATCGATAAATTTGGCATTTGTCATTCTTTCTATTTTATATATGAGTGTTTACTCTGGAAATATCTTCTTTGCTCAGTACATTACAACGCTACTCACAATACTGATATCTGTTTTGACAGGTATTCtagttttctttttaattaaaacataGCACAGACCAATAATTTCTAAGAATATCGAAATCATTTTCTAATGGTGCAGGAAAGTTCAGTGGATTTGAGTTAGTTATAAGAAAATGAACACGAATAGACTAACTATCAAAAGATCGAATCTAACTTAACAAATCTTGACAAACTCTCTTGctgatttaaattttgtttttctccAGACTCAATACATTGTTTAGACACAACGTGGAcagtttttgaagaaaaatgctaCAAAACGATTGAAACGTACGTATtaaaagttttatattgtttatgtCATGTCTCAGAATACTGCCATAATCATCAGGTATTTGCCGCattgaatattatatattcaACTAATTGACGTTTTGAGCGTTCACTCAATCAAATAATTTAgtctggaatttttttttaattgtgggCGCGTTACAAACCCTTTATCACTGCAGTTAAATATTCAGTGCTTAAAGAAGTGTTATCACGGCACAAAGGTTTGTCCAGGTATCTGCCTCATGATAATCTTGCATGTCGCATTTTAAACCATTAAGGTCAAGAAGAAGTGACGATTTGATTTTTTtagatttagatttatttccttTAGTGGTCAGAATAAGTCGTTTGCTATAGATATTTTTGTCCCAAGTTAgctacaaaaataaatacagaaCAAGCACATTTTTTCTTTGTGATATAACGCTATTACAAACCTTGTAGCCTCCGTTTAAACTCTTTTCTGTTCAATATAGAGAGCAGCGTAATGTCAGTACAAAATATGGATCAAAATAACATCCCCGCCACCGCCcaaaaaaggaaaattaatgcagattgcgctggaatttcaaattatttctaaCCCCAACTAGatagataattactaatttattattttaaaatgtggcCGGGGgtgttttctcaaatctcacatttttgcatcgaGCTTGATGCTTGGTCTCGGCCAGCGCACCCTTGCCATATACTAAGTGACTCAAGAGGCAATTTGTTGTAGGTTAGGAGACAAGGAGAATAAAAGAAGTATCttcttgttttcaaatttaagaATGCTATGAACCATGAATTTTAAACCATCAGCAAAGCAACGTCTCTCTGCTTTGAAGTGTGCGCTGAAGTAACGCAGCAAAAAAATCACTAAAGTGAAATGTCTCTGAGAATGTGaaaaatcaatataaataatgtttataaatattatttattatatagtaACGCaataaatagtatatatatatgtcaattATAAGACTTTCATAACAGGGCATTTCAACATGATATGTGACAGGTTAATAGATAGCACTGTTTGAGCAAAATCtgccatattttcaaattttcctattttactcGATTTCCTCCAGTCATATGATTTGGCATGATGCCGAAAATCATTGCAAGACTTTTGGTGGGCATCTTGTCAGCATTGGGTCAGCAGCAGAAAACACTTTTGTTCATTCAATATTGACGAATTCCAAAAGCTTGTTTTGGATTGGATTGTCTACAACTGATTCAGGTAACATCATTAAAAAATATGTTGGCCAAGCggtagagctcgaccgatatcactttttggcaccgataccgatatatCGGTCAACTAAGgaccgataaccgatatcgacataccgatatctacaacctgaacacgcgataaaaaaaaacggaaggaaaaattcagtttcagtcaatcaaaagtttatgttgaaaaataaagcagtcctaCACAGTGCTTGCATCATTGATAAAAGTTTCACAGCAATTAATAAGAACAAACATTAATGCACAAAACAGAaggcaaagtttgaaaaaaccAAGCATAAAAGAAAAAGGGCAATCAGTAAAAAGCTTATAGAAGTCCACTTTGATCCATACAGTAGTAGGTGGGGACTAGGTTTGCACGTAATTTagggaattacgtaattatttcgagttacggaaaggaagttacaaattacgtaaagtcgccatcccgtttgagcgtttggtttcacgatcaaaatgatattattatgagcgttatcaccgtaacgcaattaacaccgacagacttttttgtcttcacgatttggtatctttttattcggcgctgatatcgataaataagaatgtgtgatagttgattgtaattccggaaggcgtatttttctttctctccgtgaaacagacatgaaacgaattttaccgccgctaTGGAGCAAAGGGAGAGAAGGCTACTTTAttttcccgactcaatcacttttattaatacaaattacagcacattaaaaaacaaaatagaatttattagcattaatttacaacgagttacgggaAAGAATTTACCGCcggctaaataattaatatgtgatctaaatttatcgcaaataatgttataacatttaggccgcgaaatgatttgatataaaatgaagcttggtaatcggaatatcgtcaataattcagcatcaataattattgcaaaatgctaactaggtagcaaagtcggataatgtaaaaaacggagcaataacaagtcttcgtcgcgaggcaaacgcaggtataatcaaacgaaagaatacgctcgtcgttgattaataacttggaaacccgacatttttattcaatacgaaagtcaatttaaaaaaaaggcaactattgtttcataaatatcggtataccagtgttggtaatgataaaattgatcgcataaaattgggacggttaatttgcgatggtgataaaggaaaatcaaatcaacacaaaagataaaaatcagaataaatacaatttgaattcactccttggtatttgtctttaacatctgtctcCGGCGTGTAGTATTGTCGGtgatatgaaaaccaaacttcgatgtcccattcgggaAAGAAGTGGTTTCAAATGgtttttatgataggtttaaatgcgtgaaaaaatatcgcacttacggggtcattacgtaatcgattttgccgtatttacaaaattgatttttgtcgattacGTGCAAGTCTAGTGGGGACGCAAGAAATTCGAAGGCGAGGATTTTGCGCCGCACGaagagataaaagagagaaatatagaagagaactctctgttcattgagaggcaaaatgagagaagcgaaaaaaagaaaacgctcggccgcagatatttcccggggaaaaagactcattttttagaacgtggaaaagcgacttacgctgatatatatcggccagatatatcggccggttgggccgatatgatatatcggcaaacacgcaatatcggcccgatatatcggttggccgatatatcggtcgagctctaccAAGCGGTCATGttatatttactttttcaacataggcaaaaaattatcaattaataATATCTCTGGATGGAATAAAAAGATGGCAGTTTCTTAAGAAAACTTTAGTCCCGCaccataatttattttaaattattgaatcATCATGATGGTAGCATATGATGGCATGAACTCCTTGAACTCACTGTTACATCCACTTCTCAGTTCAGACAACAACAAGTGATTGGAAATGGTCTGACGGGACGGCTTTTTCCTACGCGAACTGGGATAGATTCGTGGATGGGAAATGTGTAgatataaaattgaatgatgGCGAAATGATAAGTTTTGCGTGCACTTATACAGATCCATTCGTTTGTGAAGTATTTCCTAAaggtaatatatttttgaaaaattcgatTGTTCTCAGATTATATTCGAGTCCCCACCTCGATAATAAAAACTCTTTTATGGAAGAGATACAAACGAAACCGATACTTTAAGAAAGTCTAATTAGTCCTTACCAACAGTAACTTAAGTGCAAAACAAAAggacaatgctcaaatatgtggacacgaagaccaaaacaaaTTAGTATCTCAACTTTTACAGTACCGATAGCCTTCCTTATCCAAAAACTCTCGACATTGCTGACCACGAAATTGCTATAACGCGATCGCGAAACCGACACACGGTGATTAATTATTtcttttgatgacgtcatcagacaAAACTTTTAAAGTGAAAACGATTCCCATAGAGACCACAGACAATTTTATAATACatctttaaaaaatttaatcgcTGGTTATTTCAGAACAATTGGTCAAGCAGAAGAGGAAATAACATAAATAATAACgagaaaaatactaacaacagcaacaacaacgattcataggtccatttcgtgttaCATAAGTGATCATGTCATGCAATCAACTAATTACAATCGAAAAATAAGCGCAATTACAAACTAATCGCGAACAATCGTtacgttttcagttttttcgaTATACCCACTTCGATCCTTCTGTTGAACcagcattattttttatttcagatgtaACTTGTACCGAATTGTCATTTGACGACCCCCAGGCAAAGATAATTGATTGTGACGGGAGCATTGAAGCCAGCGGTATTTCGACGACGTGTAGGtatgtatttgaaacaaaagtTTCTTCTGAATCTCAAtcgttttttaatgttttacttttattgtaattAGAATAGCTCAAATATCAGTTACTTTCTACTTAAATGAAATGATGCGTCATGAAATTCAGAATCaattttcatataatattaaatGCATCACCTTATATAGCTATAagatgttttaattaaacaattttcaTTCCAGAGCTCCCGCAGTCATATAAACTTTTTTGGAAAGAGTTGGTTCATATAAAACCATATTTTATACAGTCACGaaagtatttttattgaatttttattgCCTTCTCGTTGAAGGGATATAAAAATTCGTAATCAAATTTATCTTAAAAACGTTGTGTAATATTGATACATTTCATACTCTTCAGTTCCTGTCAATCATtttagtataaattgaaaaccaTATTTTATGCAGTCACCAATGTGTTTTTTATCgaagatatataaaatatattttgaaaatttagctTTGAATGTAACGTAGGATATGAATTACAAGGAGACGGGGAGCGAACATGTCAGGATGACGGGGAATGGTCTGGTACAGGTGGACAATGGTGCAAAGGTGGGATAATTTTTTATACGAGTGATGGTTATATGCGAAAGTTATGAAATGCGCGTTTGATAAACACGAATGTATgacaatattataataaatcgACTAGtactaaaaaaatttaacaatttgtcttaaatattttcagtcctggtctaattcgattttttttgcgttttattaCATTAATACTGCATGGCCCATAACAGCGCACATGTTAGGCGATGTTTCGTATTATTATGGGAGAAACGTTTGTATGACTTCCCAATTTTGTACCTATGCTTTCAAATGGGCATAGGTtcttatgaaaaatatatattgacaaATGCTGTGTATCGAATTTATTGGTGAACAGGAATGTACATTATATTACATTactattattgaaaaaaataatatacatattCTGAAATGAGAAAAACTTGTTGTTAGTgtgttcgatacaaaagaagaCATGTTCTCACTATTTTGATTCCCATAACTGGTTGTaccaataaatgttttattactgTAGTTCTTTAATTAATTAGAATCTAATTCTGATCCAACTATCCGTGTCCGCTGAATCTCATGAATTCTTTTCAGTGGTGACCTGTACCGCATTGTCTTTTGGAGGCTCCAACGGCAAGATAACTGGTTGCACAATTGACATTGACCCCGAGTATTCGGCAGTATGCAAGTATGTAAACATACAGCCTAATGCTCTTCTAGATTTTCTTCAAATTAAAACGTAGAATCTCATAAATGTATCTTAAAAATGttgtataatatttaatattgatacATTTCTTAATCTTCAGTTCCTGTCAATCATTTTGGTATAAATTGAAAACCATATCATACGATCACGAAAGTGTTTTTTAtcgaatatatataaatcaatttCGAAAATTTAGATTTGAATGTGACGTAGGGTACGAATTACAAGGCGATGAGGAGCGAACGTGTCAGGATGACGGGGAATGGTCTGGTACAGATGGGCAATGGTGCAAAGGTgggataattttttatatgtgaAAGGATGGGTATATGCGAAAGTTCCGAAATGAGTTTGATAAACACGAATGTTTGTCTATATATGATAGTACATCCgctaacattaaaaatatgaacCCAGTACTTGTGTGAAACAGGTTTCTCAACATTGTTCTTGCCTAATTAAACCTAAGTACCGCAACCCGAAGATAACATCAGACACATAAACAAATCTTGATTAAATCAACCTAATTTAATTTTCGCGTCTTAAGTCATTTTGATTCGGAAATAGTCCGCGGTCACATACGTGAAAAACTATCGGGTTGTAATTATAATTGATTCTTATTTTTGCCCACTTAGTTATTTGTCAAAATTTGAGAATATTGCGTAAGTTTGTTTTTAAGATATCACCCTTAGAAAAATCCCAGAGTTTGCGATACATTCCCAGCGagtacaatttattttagtattataaAGAATTTCTTGAACATATTTTGCATCGATTAGCCAGGGAAAAAGCCGAGTTCGACCTGTCGGTCGCGATTTCGTTCTTGGATTGTCGTTAAATTAAGAGATCCCAGTTAACGACTAGCATTATGTTTGGCATCTCGAAAGTTGTATATTGGATTTATGTAAGGCGTGTCATGCTGTATATACGCAGTGGCATACCTACATTTCTGAAATGAGCAAACATGTTGTTAGTTTATTcgatagaaaagaaaaaaagctTTTAATATTTTGACTCCCATACCTGATTGCAcgtatgaaatatttattagatttgTAGCGAATGTGGATTGTAAAAATGGACATTAATGCTTTTACACCCTTTGTATAAAAATAGTgtgtgaatttaaaaaataagtcaGTTCCCTATATTCCCTGACTATGATTTATCGCGACAAGTTCTAGCAATGGTTCTTTGTTTTCGACCGTTCTATGTATCGACTAATTCGTGACGTGTTTCCGCCTCCGTCCGAGAGTTGAGAATTtagtgtttttcatgttttgtgtTGCTTGGAgattgatttgaatttcaacCGGTATCAAGATTTAAGTGTATATTACATAGACTCACAGAGTATACATCTGTTTCGATTGAATTCGATCGTTCAACTTGACATTACAATATATTGTGTGCTTATTGACTTCTAAGGAGTTAGTTGAGAGGTTTTACTCCGCTAACGTGTGTATAATAGCGCGGGAGTAAGGACACGCAGATAAGGACATCCATCCCCTATCTCTTTAAGTAATAAGGAAATCATCCTGATCAATCTATTTATGTTCGCTGAATTTAACGAATTGTTTATAGTGGTGACCTGTTCCGCACTGTCTTTTGGAGACTCCAATGGCAAGATAACTGGTTGTGTAACTGGCATTGACCTCGAGTTTTCGACAGTATGCAGGTATGTGAAAATATAGCTCAATGCTCGTTTTAGATTTCCTTCAACGACTTCTCGTTCAACAgatataaatattcattatcaagttataatcttaaaaatgttgtataatattttataatgataaTCATTAATGGTCTATTCATTGAAAATCTTACCCGGCATGCCCTAAATATTATTTAGATTTGAATGTTACATGGGGTACGAATTACAAGGCGAGGAGGAGCGAACTTGTCAAGAAAATGGACTCTGGTCAGGAACCGGTGGACAATCATGCAAAAGTATGACATATTTTATCCATTAGTTAatacaaaaatttctaaaaaacaGTTGTTATACTCATTCGCCCGTCTGCATGAATGgcaacagacaaataaattattcaatatatacCTTTTCGGGGtgaatcacaaaatttaaaCATTAGAAACTGTTCACAAGTTCTGAACCGACACTTATGACAAAGACAATAATTTATTCATCCCAAAAAGAAGTAAATGAACTTATTTACCCGCATTCAATCTCATGCTTATTCAATTTCTTATCATAAGTTTGCAAACATTCAATTTGGTTTGTTTATTACACCTGAACAAtagaatttttataatttgaagaGATTTAGTTTCTTGTATAAATAGTTATCACGATTTCTTGGTTatagttttaatttttgtgttcatgaaaattcatttttgcataaaaatgtattacattttttCTTTTAGTTATCTCATGTTCCGAACTTTCATTT
The genomic region above belongs to Styela clava chromosome 13, kaStyClav1.hap1.2, whole genome shotgun sequence and contains:
- the LOC144431360 gene encoding P-selectin-like, with protein sequence MRDWKLVFFVFVASMSFTLPTPLNSIHCLDTTWTVFEEKCYKTIETHMIWHDAENHCKTFGGHLVSIGSAAENTFVHSILTNSKSLFWIGLSTTDSVQTTTSDWKWSDGTAFSYANWDRFVDGKCVDIKLNDGEMISFACTYTDPFVCEVFPKDVTCTELSFDDPQAKIIDCDGSIEASGISTTCSFECNVGYELQGDGERTCQDDGEWSGTGGQWCKVVTCTALSFGGSNGKITGCTIDIDPEYSAVCKFECDVGYELQGDEERTCQDDGEWSGTDGQWCKVVTCSALSFGDSNGKITGCVTGIDLEFSTVCRFECYMGYELQGEEERTCQENGLWSGTGGQSCKIISCSELSFEGTIECAPENSLDFRTACFFTCPVGEFVVSGNQLRNCQADGQWSGIAPVCGTITCQPLTFPDGSVVCDPPDAIDYNTKCSFICPSGYEPDVSGLTMTCELDKNWSGSMPSSCLPVDCGPYPNIENGDSVCDGTTYQKTCSVTCNLGFKEKNSQSQCMADGQWSDPPLECSRILCPDRDFSNQPGSINCNPPGFGYPSTCRFTCVDGYRLKGRETLTCQEDGMWNDIQPTCLDVYCQRLSLGDGTVSCPDGLGYASKCR